A stretch of the Harpia harpyja isolate bHarHar1 chromosome 5, bHarHar1 primary haplotype, whole genome shotgun sequence genome encodes the following:
- the POLR2K gene encoding DNA-directed RNA polymerases I, II, and III subunit RPABC4 isoform X2, whose amino-acid sequence MFKILFNRKCCAVSIFGGFLYQNMDSQKDVQPPKQQPMIYICGECHTENEIKARDPIRCRECGYRIMYKKRTKRLVVFDAR is encoded by the exons ATGTTTAAAATCCTGTTTAATAGAAAATGTTGTGCCGTCTCCATTTTTGGAGGTTTTCTATACCAG aacATGGATTCACAGAAGGATGTTCAGCCTCCAAAGCAGCAGCCAATGATTTACATTTGTGGAG AATgtcatacagaaaatgaaataaaggcaAGAGATCCTATCAGATGCAGAGAATGTGGCTACAGAATAATGTACAAGAAGAGGACAAAAAGAT TGGTGGTTTTTGATGCCCGATGA
- the POLR2K gene encoding DNA-directed RNA polymerases I, II, and III subunit RPABC4 isoform X1 yields the protein MDSQKDVQPPKQQPMIYICGECHTENEIKARDPIRCRECGYRIMYKKRTKRLVVFDAR from the exons ATGGATTCACAGAAGGATGTTCAGCCTCCAAAGCAGCAGCCAATGATTTACATTTGTGGAG AATgtcatacagaaaatgaaataaaggcaAGAGATCCTATCAGATGCAGAGAATGTGGCTACAGAATAATGTACAAGAAGAGGACAAAAAGAT TGGTGGTTTTTGATGCCCGATGA